A region of Thermorudis peleae DNA encodes the following proteins:
- a CDS encoding response regulator transcription factor: MRILVVEDDPRVARLVSRALTEAGHQVELADDGLAGLQRAETGLFDVIVLDIMLPKLDGLSVSRQLRRQRVRTPILMLTARDAVADRVEGLDAGADDYLVKPFALEELLARIRALGRRFADQSESDTLVVGDLAIDLDRHEVRRGERTIELTPREFELLVYLARHQQRVLTKEQILEHIWGYDSSATTNVVETYIHYLREKIDRGSTRPLIRTIRGVGYSLRP, from the coding sequence ATGCGCATCCTCGTCGTCGAAGACGATCCTCGAGTTGCTCGGCTCGTCTCACGCGCATTGACAGAGGCAGGCCATCAGGTCGAACTCGCCGACGATGGACTCGCTGGACTCCAGCGCGCTGAAACTGGCCTGTTCGACGTCATTGTGCTCGATATCATGCTGCCGAAGCTTGATGGGCTATCCGTTAGTCGCCAGTTGCGTCGTCAGCGCGTGCGTACACCAATCCTTATGCTCACGGCGCGCGACGCTGTGGCCGACCGAGTCGAGGGGCTAGACGCTGGTGCCGACGATTATCTAGTTAAACCATTCGCACTCGAAGAATTGCTTGCCCGCATCCGGGCCCTCGGCCGCCGTTTCGCTGACCAATCCGAGTCTGACACGCTGGTTGTCGGCGACTTGGCTATCGATCTCGACCGGCATGAAGTACGACGGGGAGAACGTACCATTGAGCTGACACCACGAGAGTTCGAACTGCTCGTTTACCTGGCACGTCATCAACAGCGCGTGCTGACGAAGGAGCAAATTCTTGAGCATATTTGGGGCTACGACAGTAGTGCCACAACCAACGTCGTCGAAACCTACATTCACTATCTACGGGAGAAAATTGATCGTGGCTCAACTCGGCCATTGATTCGTACGATTCGTGGCGTTGGCTACTCGTTGCGCCCATAA
- a CDS encoding ferredoxin, whose protein sequence is MTKRLRLRIDPIRCTAFGFCAELCPELFDLDEWGYAWLKAAEVDVEAAALVRQVAACCPRRAILIEEVPDPEDIDQPVMNTQIKEGSHA, encoded by the coding sequence ATGACGAAGCGGCTCCGTCTGCGCATTGACCCGATTCGATGCACGGCGTTCGGCTTTTGTGCCGAGCTTTGTCCAGAACTCTTCGACCTCGATGAATGGGGATATGCCTGGCTGAAAGCAGCTGAAGTGGATGTTGAAGCAGCCGCGCTTGTACGTCAGGTTGCTGCATGCTGCCCGCGCCGGGCCATCCTCATTGAAGAAGTGCCCGACCCCGAAGACATCGACCAACCAGTCATGAACACGCAAATCAAGGAGGGAAGCCATGCGTGA
- a CDS encoding helix-turn-helix domain-containing protein, whose protein sequence is MMTVIERRAVEERLITVKQAAAMLQLKPATIRTWIRQGKIRAVYLGSDAAGYRIPLSEIERFLKQGETRDGQQ, encoded by the coding sequence ATGATGACAGTCATTGAGAGGCGAGCAGTGGAAGAGCGACTCATCACCGTCAAGCAAGCAGCGGCGATGCTACAGCTCAAGCCGGCGACAATCCGCACCTGGATCCGGCAAGGGAAGATCCGCGCCGTCTATCTCGGCTCGGACGCTGCTGGCTACCGTATCCCGCTGTCGGAGATCGAGCGGTTTCTCAAGCAGGGTGAAACACGAGACGGACAGCAGTGA
- a CDS encoding hydroxymethylglutaryl-CoA lyase, with translation MSGLREPCAVTVVEVGPRDGLQNEAAVVPTDIKVAFINALSDAGFPVIECTSFVSPKAVPQLADAEDVMRQLRRRPGTRYLVLVPNERGLDRALAVGCDAIALFTAASEAFSEANVHASIAETFTRFQPVATRAQQLGLWMRGYVSTAFWCPYAGRVLPEQVMPVVLRLFELGCAEVALADTIGRASPDEVAQLLDVVLREVPAERLALHFHDTNGLARANIRVGLTYGIRVFDGSVGGLGGCPFAPGAPGNVATEAVLDELDAAGCTHGIDRAALVRARTLLATALPTVSHRTASV, from the coding sequence ATGTCAGGACTTCGTGAGCCGTGCGCGGTCACGGTGGTTGAGGTGGGACCGCGAGATGGGCTGCAGAACGAGGCGGCAGTCGTGCCAACTGACATCAAAGTGGCCTTCATCAACGCACTGAGTGATGCTGGTTTCCCAGTGATTGAGTGCACAAGCTTTGTCAGTCCAAAAGCTGTACCGCAGTTGGCCGATGCAGAGGATGTTATGCGGCAGCTTCGTCGCCGTCCGGGGACGCGCTATCTGGTACTGGTGCCGAATGAGCGAGGGCTCGATCGGGCGTTGGCTGTCGGCTGTGATGCCATTGCGCTCTTTACCGCGGCGTCCGAGGCGTTTTCAGAGGCTAACGTTCATGCCTCGATTGCCGAGACGTTCACCCGATTTCAGCCGGTTGCTACCCGGGCCCAGCAACTCGGCCTCTGGATGCGCGGGTATGTCTCGACAGCATTTTGGTGTCCCTATGCCGGACGCGTCCTGCCCGAGCAGGTGATGCCGGTTGTCCTGCGGCTGTTTGAACTTGGCTGCGCGGAGGTCGCCCTGGCCGACACCATTGGGCGTGCCTCACCAGATGAGGTTGCGCAATTGCTCGATGTTGTGCTGCGTGAGGTTCCGGCCGAGCGACTCGCTTTGCATTTCCATGATACGAATGGGCTGGCGCGGGCAAATATTCGCGTTGGTCTCACCTATGGTATCCGGGTATTCGACGGTTCAGTTGGTGGGCTGGGTGGCTGCCCCTTTGCCCCAGGCGCGCCCGGCAACGTTGCAACTGAGGCAGTCTTAGATGAACTCGATGCAGCAGGCTGCACTCACGGCATCGATCGAGCAGCGCTCGTACGTGCCCGTACGCTGCTTGCAACGGCATTGCCGACAGTGAGCCACCGTACCGCTTCTGTCTAG
- a CDS encoding NADH-ubiquinone oxidoreductase-F iron-sulfur binding region domain-containing protein, which translates to MVTTVSLHSMTAVSEHERPLVMPRVLRPHLQETESLEQYLQSGGYTLEAWSRSPDEIITLITASGLRGRSGSGFPTGTKWRTVALQPGRKVVLINAAESEPASRKDRTLLLTRPHLVLEGALLAAYAVGADTLMFYTHDPAIAQTADAAWHELKQSGAKLPTWRTIVGPARYVAGEASAAVNFINGHAAKPTSKPPRPHERGVNGRPTLVQNVETFAHAALIVRNGPAWFRSVGTDELPGTILLTLNGALRRTGVVEVPSGVALRDVLEMLGCGMPHGVQAVLPGGYFSGWLPAEALHQGVALTPSSLGAWGSDLGCAAITVVPETVCGLWQAARLLRFFADESARQCGPCTFGTAAMADLMERLARGEGRSDDVERLRHYAEHVLPKRGACGHLDGATIAVRTALQVFQDDLARHLRYGTCGRPLRSVLPGLED; encoded by the coding sequence ATGGTTACGACAGTATCACTTCACTCAATGACAGCAGTATCCGAGCATGAACGACCACTCGTTATGCCGCGAGTGCTGCGACCACACCTTCAGGAGACAGAATCTCTTGAACAGTACCTCCAGTCTGGTGGCTATACACTCGAGGCGTGGAGCCGCTCGCCAGACGAGATTATCACGCTTATCACAGCAAGCGGGCTGCGCGGTCGGAGTGGATCAGGCTTCCCCACAGGGACCAAATGGCGCACTGTCGCCCTTCAGCCAGGTCGCAAGGTTGTGCTGATAAACGCGGCGGAGTCAGAGCCAGCGAGTCGCAAGGATCGCACGCTGCTCCTCACACGCCCACATCTGGTACTCGAAGGCGCGCTTCTCGCGGCGTATGCAGTCGGCGCTGACACGCTGATGTTCTACACACATGACCCTGCGATAGCGCAGACAGCCGACGCAGCCTGGCATGAGTTAAAGCAGTCTGGTGCGAAGTTGCCGACCTGGCGGACAATCGTCGGCCCAGCACGCTATGTCGCTGGGGAGGCGAGTGCGGCGGTGAACTTCATCAATGGCCATGCTGCCAAACCGACGAGCAAGCCTCCTCGGCCTCACGAGCGCGGTGTGAATGGTCGGCCAACGCTCGTCCAGAACGTTGAGACCTTCGCCCATGCTGCGCTTATTGTGCGTAACGGACCAGCCTGGTTCCGATCCGTTGGGACGGATGAGTTGCCAGGGACAATCCTGCTGACCCTGAACGGAGCGCTGCGGCGCACAGGAGTTGTGGAGGTACCAAGTGGAGTAGCCCTCCGTGATGTGCTCGAGATGCTTGGTTGTGGCATGCCACACGGTGTTCAGGCTGTGTTACCAGGCGGGTACTTTAGCGGGTGGCTCCCTGCAGAGGCGTTGCACCAGGGTGTTGCTCTCACACCAAGCAGCCTAGGTGCGTGGGGTAGCGATCTGGGCTGTGCCGCGATTACCGTCGTGCCAGAGACGGTATGTGGGCTCTGGCAGGCAGCGCGCCTGCTGCGCTTCTTTGCCGATGAATCTGCACGGCAATGCGGGCCATGTACGTTTGGAACGGCTGCTATGGCTGACCTCATGGAGCGCCTTGCACGTGGAGAAGGTCGATCGGACGACGTTGAGCGCCTGCGCCACTATGCCGAGCACGTCCTGCCAAAGCGTGGTGCGTGCGGCCATCTTGACGGCGCGACGATCGCCGTTCGAACAGCATTGCAGGTCTTTCAAGATGATCTTGCGCGGCACCTGCGCTATGGCACGTGTGGCCGACCGCTGCGCAGCGTGTTGCCAGGATTGGAGGACTAG
- a CDS encoding ferric reductase-like transmembrane domain-containing protein encodes MNSPVLWYVARGSGVVAYLLLTLSVVLGIALSRRWHRPSWPRFVVHEMHRWATLVFYCFLGIHILTVAIDPYVHFSLTDVLVPFASNYRTFWLGLGILGAELALAIGASVWVREHIGYRAWHVLHALSYPVFLASLAHGLGTGTDTGTRWMTVIYVASAIAVLGATIWRLLPWPRLSFATSRVTSR; translated from the coding sequence ATGAATAGTCCTGTGCTCTGGTACGTTGCTCGTGGGAGTGGGGTTGTCGCATACCTGTTGCTGACGCTGTCGGTCGTCCTTGGCATTGCGCTGAGCCGGCGCTGGCATCGCCCAAGTTGGCCACGCTTCGTTGTCCACGAGATGCATCGCTGGGCCACCCTAGTGTTCTATTGCTTTCTCGGCATTCATATCCTGACTGTGGCCATTGATCCCTATGTTCACTTCTCGCTCACTGACGTGCTGGTGCCGTTTGCTAGCAACTACCGGACGTTCTGGTTGGGGCTTGGGATTCTTGGCGCTGAACTTGCGCTTGCAATCGGTGCAAGCGTCTGGGTGCGTGAGCACATTGGGTATCGGGCGTGGCACGTGCTTCATGCTCTTTCCTATCCCGTCTTCCTTGCTTCCCTTGCCCATGGCCTCGGCACGGGCACGGATACTGGCACGCGCTGGATGACGGTGATCTATGTCGCTTCAGCCATCGCTGTGCTCGGTGCAACGATCTGGCGGCTGCTGCCATGGCCGCGGCTCTCGTTTGCCACCAGCCGCGTGACGAGCCGCTGA
- a CDS encoding FAD:protein FMN transferase: MQHKDAMRAMPSTDTVRIALNGAAFPALGTEVTVLVTDPVQLWPIVQHVRQCIDVIDRTLSRFRPDSELARLERIVDLPQPASPLFLEALELALRAARDTEGWFDPTIRDALEAAGYDRSIEQLEAVGPGPNRPALPAGQWLRIRYNRALGWVCIPRGVRLDFGGIGKGFAVDYALRTLPVNDVGVLLNAGGDLAVRGPTPPGGWLCDIAVDVSSPPEAHVVVFEGALATSGLGRRQWTRNGERLHHLIDPRTGLPGVSPWRIVTVAARSCAVAEVAAKVAWLKGEEGPAWLEDLGLAGRFAAKDGSVITVGPWPEQKGDIR, translated from the coding sequence GTGCAACATAAAGACGCGATGCGTGCCATGCCTAGCACCGATACCGTACGTATTGCCCTCAACGGAGCGGCGTTTCCGGCGCTTGGCACTGAGGTAACCGTCCTGGTTACCGATCCAGTGCAACTTTGGCCAATCGTGCAGCATGTCCGGCAATGTATTGACGTCATTGACCGTACCCTCAGCCGTTTCCGTCCTGATAGCGAACTCGCCCGGCTGGAACGCATCGTTGACCTTCCCCAGCCAGCCTCGCCGTTGTTCTTAGAGGCACTGGAACTTGCGCTTCGAGCAGCGCGTGATACGGAGGGATGGTTTGACCCGACAATTCGCGACGCCCTTGAAGCGGCTGGTTATGACCGGAGTATTGAGCAGCTTGAGGCAGTGGGGCCGGGACCAAACCGGCCCGCACTGCCAGCTGGTCAGTGGCTGCGCATTCGCTACAATCGCGCGCTTGGCTGGGTTTGCATCCCCAGAGGTGTGCGTCTCGATTTCGGTGGAATCGGCAAAGGATTTGCGGTCGACTACGCGCTGCGAACATTGCCCGTGAACGACGTTGGCGTACTGCTGAACGCTGGCGGTGACCTTGCTGTCCGTGGACCAACGCCGCCGGGTGGTTGGCTCTGTGATATTGCTGTCGATGTGTCGTCGCCGCCGGAGGCGCACGTCGTAGTGTTCGAGGGCGCACTCGCAACGTCGGGGCTGGGTCGGCGGCAGTGGACGAGGAACGGCGAACGCCTGCATCACCTCATCGATCCCCGTACAGGGTTGCCGGGAGTGAGCCCCTGGCGGATTGTCACCGTGGCGGCGCGCAGCTGTGCCGTCGCAGAGGTCGCTGCCAAAGTGGCCTGGCTGAAAGGCGAGGAAGGCCCAGCGTGGCTAGAGGACCTCGGGTTAGCTGGGCGCTTTGCAGCCAAAGACGGCTCGGTCATCACCGTTGGCCCCTGGCCCGAACAGAAAGGAGACATCCGATGA
- a CDS encoding recombinase family protein, producing MTSLSLHSPVVCATYERVSRQFQAQRGFSLYAQAQSLEEYAAQHGWLLPDDLRFRDGADADASGADWNLPGLQAMLEAARQRRFQVLLVWDLDRFARSLTKALVLEEQLKRYGVRVHYVRVPVDDTPEGRLLKHQLFSFAEYEREKIRLRSVMGQRAKAERGGILSGGRPAYGYRYIPGESRYEIEPQEAAVVERIFRLIGIERRSTHAVARLLTEEGVPTPSQRRQLNYTTFAVNGVWHDTTIRQMIRNPLYKGQWVFGRTKRVKTEAETITTRPVAPEHWIVAPAPAIVTPELWQIANEALDMGKARAQRNSKRFDYLLRGLITCACGRILVGSFNQSHKRYYRCPTRSGSAWFDTCPVAPWYPADWLEEAVWQAVTAPLHDRDLLRAAIADQRARVAAERERITDRLQAVEAALADVQRRLSQLLDQALDGFPAEVIAAKRRELGHQYQALTTERERLLGELGTLDVPDEETLIEALTHDVALGVNAATPDERRALLELLRVRVTVLDNERVQLDWLLSSTVLTSLAQSGRHRWRRERPRPRRGKRRSRLESAA from the coding sequence ATGACTAGTCTATCACTTCATTCCCCTGTGGTGTGCGCTACCTACGAGCGCGTTTCCCGGCAGTTCCAGGCCCAGCGCGGATTCTCCCTCTACGCACAAGCGCAGAGCCTCGAAGAGTACGCGGCGCAGCACGGGTGGCTCTTGCCCGATGATCTGCGCTTTCGTGACGGCGCCGACGCCGATGCCTCTGGCGCTGACTGGAATCTTCCCGGGTTGCAAGCGATGCTCGAAGCTGCCCGCCAGCGGCGCTTCCAGGTGCTCCTCGTCTGGGATCTCGACCGCTTTGCGCGCTCGCTCACTAAGGCGCTCGTGCTCGAAGAGCAACTCAAGCGGTACGGTGTCCGTGTCCATTACGTGCGGGTGCCTGTCGACGACACGCCGGAAGGACGGCTCCTCAAGCACCAGCTCTTCAGCTTCGCCGAGTACGAGCGGGAGAAGATCCGATTGCGGTCGGTCATGGGCCAGCGCGCGAAGGCCGAGCGTGGCGGCATCCTCTCCGGCGGACGCCCGGCATACGGCTACCGCTACATTCCGGGCGAATCACGCTACGAGATCGAGCCGCAGGAAGCAGCCGTGGTCGAGCGCATCTTCCGGTTGATTGGGATTGAGCGCCGCTCGACCCATGCCGTTGCGCGTCTCCTCACCGAGGAGGGTGTCCCGACGCCCAGTCAACGGCGGCAGTTGAACTACACAACCTTTGCGGTGAACGGCGTCTGGCACGATACGACGATCCGGCAGATGATCCGCAACCCCCTCTATAAGGGGCAGTGGGTGTTCGGCCGGACGAAACGGGTGAAAACCGAAGCGGAGACGATCACGACGCGGCCAGTCGCCCCCGAGCACTGGATCGTTGCCCCCGCTCCCGCAATCGTGACGCCCGAGCTCTGGCAGATCGCGAACGAGGCGCTGGATATGGGCAAGGCACGCGCTCAACGCAACAGCAAACGGTTCGACTACCTGCTTCGCGGGCTGATCACCTGCGCCTGCGGGCGCATTCTCGTCGGCTCCTTCAACCAGAGCCACAAGCGGTACTACCGGTGCCCAACACGCTCCGGTTCCGCGTGGTTCGACACCTGCCCCGTTGCCCCGTGGTACCCCGCTGACTGGCTGGAAGAAGCCGTGTGGCAGGCCGTTACTGCGCCGCTCCACGATCGTGACCTGTTGCGTGCGGCGATTGCCGACCAACGTGCCCGCGTCGCTGCCGAGCGGGAACGAATCACCGATCGGCTCCAGGCCGTCGAGGCGGCACTCGCGGACGTGCAGCGGCGGCTGAGCCAGCTCCTTGATCAGGCCTTGGACGGCTTCCCTGCCGAGGTGATTGCGGCCAAACGGAGAGAACTCGGCCACCAGTATCAGGCGCTGACGACCGAGCGCGAACGACTGCTCGGGGAACTGGGGACACTCGACGTCCCAGACGAGGAGACACTCATCGAGGCCCTGACGCACGACGTCGCCCTTGGCGTGAACGCGGCGACGCCGGATGAGCGGCGCGCACTCCTGGAACTATTGCGAGTGCGGGTAACGGTGCTGGACAACGAGCGGGTGCAGCTCGACTGGCTGCTGAGCAGCACTGTGCTCACTTCCCTTGCGCAAAGTGGACGTCACCGGTGGAGAAGAGAGCGCCCTCGACCCAGACGGGGAAAAAGACGCTCGCGCCTGGAGTCAGCTGCTTAA
- a CDS encoding sensor histidine kinase has protein sequence MFRRIRWHLVGWNILVLTLILGFVGAGVYVLTAHQLMAQVDHDLVTQSMTLHDPGHREHDDVGSESHGLNSGFFLLIIGPNGSVLANPQGIELTRVPQTLSPPQFLTMTVNNQPVRLFISPQPPGNSEQGLLLVVGKSLTPVQQALHRLLIGLLLGGAGGLGLSFIGAWFLAGRALIPIEQAFRRQLEFVADASHELRTPLTVLRATADLLDQHRQEPLSANLQLWEDFRHDLARLERLANDLLLLARADLNELDLAVAPVDLALITEDVIRRVTPLAIQHGLQLQFQPSDEHLEVEVDPDRYQQLLLILLDNALKYTPPPGTITVTLQRHGRMAQIRVRDTGEGIAPEHLPRLFDRFYRVDRARTRQQGGAGLGLAIAWSIVHAHRGTIRLESTLGQGTTAIVELPLTSSAVSSHAFGRVKARAGNQAQQA, from the coding sequence TTGTTCCGTCGCATTCGCTGGCATCTGGTTGGATGGAACATCCTTGTCCTCACGCTGATCCTAGGATTTGTTGGCGCCGGCGTCTATGTGCTGACCGCGCACCAGCTCATGGCCCAGGTCGACCACGACCTCGTTACCCAGAGCATGACGCTACACGACCCTGGGCATCGTGAACACGATGATGTGGGCAGCGAGTCGCATGGCCTGAACAGTGGCTTTTTTCTGTTGATCATTGGGCCTAATGGCAGTGTGTTGGCAAATCCGCAGGGGATTGAACTTACTCGTGTGCCGCAAACGCTCTCTCCACCACAGTTCCTTACTATGACGGTGAACAATCAGCCTGTTCGCCTATTCATTTCACCGCAACCTCCCGGAAACAGCGAACAGGGCCTGTTGCTTGTCGTCGGCAAAAGCCTTACGCCTGTGCAACAAGCGCTCCATCGCCTGCTCATCGGCCTATTGCTTGGCGGGGCCGGCGGCCTCGGACTGTCTTTCATTGGTGCGTGGTTTTTGGCTGGTCGCGCGCTGATCCCGATTGAACAAGCCTTTCGCCGCCAGCTCGAGTTTGTTGCTGATGCTTCGCACGAACTGCGGACCCCGCTCACTGTCCTACGTGCCACGGCCGATCTTCTTGACCAGCATCGTCAGGAGCCTCTTTCAGCAAATCTCCAACTCTGGGAAGACTTCCGCCACGATCTCGCTCGACTCGAACGCTTAGCCAACGATCTGCTCCTCCTGGCTCGGGCTGATCTCAACGAACTTGACCTTGCGGTCGCGCCAGTCGACCTCGCGCTCATTACCGAGGACGTTATTCGCCGCGTTACCCCATTGGCAATCCAGCATGGCCTCCAGCTGCAATTTCAGCCGTCCGATGAGCACCTCGAAGTTGAAGTTGATCCAGACCGCTATCAGCAGTTGCTGCTCATCCTGCTCGATAACGCGCTCAAATATACGCCGCCGCCTGGTACTATTACGGTCACACTCCAGCGTCATGGTCGTATGGCCCAAATCCGCGTACGTGACACCGGTGAAGGTATTGCTCCCGAGCACCTACCTCGGCTCTTTGATCGGTTTTATCGCGTCGACCGGGCTCGCACGCGCCAACAGGGCGGCGCCGGCTTGGGACTTGCCATCGCCTGGTCGATCGTGCACGCGCATCGCGGGACGATCCGGCTCGAGAGCACACTCGGCCAGGGCACGACGGCAATCGTTGAACTACCACTCACGTCTTCGGCAGTGTCCAGCCATGCCTTTGGTCGAGTCAAGGCACGGGCCGGGAATCAAGCCCAACAGGCCTAA
- a CDS encoding TIGR03667 family PPOX class F420-dependent oxidoreductase has protein sequence MVTHYPPVVLRQLAEEPVIWLATVRADGQPQVVPVWFLWDGQHILIYSLPNSQKVRNIRQNPRVSVHFNSDPWANQVTRLDGMAELVENPPLATSVSEYLAKYHDGIMRIGMTPDSFATTYSTLIRVRPTHLVHW, from the coding sequence ATGGTGACCCACTATCCTCCAGTAGTGCTTCGACAGCTTGCCGAGGAGCCGGTCATTTGGCTGGCGACGGTGCGTGCTGATGGCCAGCCTCAGGTCGTGCCAGTCTGGTTCCTCTGGGATGGGCAGCACATCTTGATCTATTCGTTGCCGAATAGTCAGAAGGTGCGAAATATCCGTCAAAATCCACGCGTCTCAGTGCACTTCAATAGTGATCCTTGGGCGAATCAAGTGACGCGTCTGGATGGCATGGCAGAGCTCGTCGAAAATCCACCCCTGGCGACGTCTGTGTCAGAGTACTTAGCGAAGTATCACGATGGCATTATGCGGATTGGCATGACACCGGATTCGTTCGCTACTACCTATAGCACGCTCATTCGCGTCCGCCCTACCCATCTCGTCCACTGGTAG
- a CDS encoding aminopeptidase: MDGERLTRFATVLIDYALNVQAGDTVLISGPPLARPLLTATYRRALERGAYPSLFVELPETLELLLTLGSDEQLQTITPLERIGPELADAWLRIGAAENTRALSHLDPARQQRYAQARAALHQQFLDRAAAGTLRWTSTLFPTHAYAQEASMSLPVYEDFFARAALLDTPNPAERWRAVSAYQERLIAWLTPHREIRVLGPDTDLRLRVDGRRWINSDGHRNFPSGEVFTGPIETSVEGTIRFAYATIIRGQLVADVRLRFEHGRVVSAEARQNQAALDAMLATDEGARYVGEFAFGTNRAIDRFTGIILLDEKMGGTIHLALGSGYPDTGSQNRSAIHWDLICDLRHGGEVWVDDILLLKNGQFQLPDLGEDPWTLPPDAPVAP, translated from the coding sequence ATGGACGGTGAACGGCTTACCCGCTTTGCAACGGTCCTCATCGATTACGCACTCAACGTGCAGGCAGGCGATACTGTGCTCATCAGCGGCCCACCACTTGCGCGACCACTCCTCACCGCTACCTATCGCCGGGCACTCGAGCGCGGCGCCTATCCAAGCCTGTTTGTTGAGTTGCCAGAAACCCTCGAGTTGCTCCTCACCCTCGGCTCAGATGAACAGCTCCAAACGATTACCCCCCTTGAGCGCATCGGCCCAGAACTCGCCGACGCATGGTTGCGCATTGGGGCAGCTGAAAACACACGCGCACTGAGCCATCTCGACCCCGCTCGTCAGCAGCGATATGCCCAGGCACGTGCAGCCCTCCACCAACAGTTCCTCGACCGCGCAGCAGCCGGTACACTGCGCTGGACCAGTACGCTCTTTCCGACGCATGCCTACGCACAAGAGGCAAGCATGTCGCTGCCAGTGTATGAAGATTTCTTTGCTCGCGCTGCCCTCCTCGATACCCCCAATCCAGCCGAACGGTGGCGCGCTGTCTCAGCCTATCAAGAACGCCTCATTGCCTGGCTGACTCCACATCGTGAAATTCGGGTCCTCGGCCCAGATACTGATTTGCGTCTGCGAGTGGATGGTCGACGATGGATCAACTCCGACGGTCATCGAAACTTTCCAAGTGGCGAAGTCTTTACCGGACCGATCGAGACATCCGTTGAAGGAACCATTCGCTTTGCCTATGCCACGATTATCCGCGGCCAACTCGTTGCCGATGTGCGCCTCCGCTTCGAGCATGGCCGTGTTGTTTCTGCTGAAGCACGGCAGAATCAGGCTGCACTCGATGCGATGCTGGCAACGGACGAAGGCGCACGATATGTTGGTGAGTTTGCTTTCGGTACAAACCGGGCAATCGATCGATTTACTGGCATTATCCTGCTCGACGAAAAAATGGGCGGGACAATCCATCTCGCCCTCGGGTCAGGCTACCCAGACACGGGCTCGCAAAATCGCAGCGCTATCCACTGGGATCTGATCTGCGATCTCCGGCATGGTGGCGAAGTATGGGTAGACGACATCCTCCTTCTCAAAAACGGGCAATTCCAACTACCGGACCTCGGCGAAGACCCATGGACACTACCGCCTGACGCCCCTGTAGCGCCATAG
- a CDS encoding acetamidase/formamidase family protein: protein MVVQEQRVHIDPLKPLAAEPHTGHNRWHEALTPVLEVEPGVPVAIETRDAFDAQLTPQSTDADVGQLRLGPVHPLTGPIYVKGAQPGDLLEVKLLAIECDPWQHWGYTVEVPGFGFLRDVFPDPYIVHWHLVGDYAESPQLPGVRIRRAPFPGIMGVAPSRELRERITAREAELAQRGGFALLPDPTDAVPASGSVATEGLRTIAPRENAGNLDIKQLTPGASVFFPVWVEGALFSTGDVHFAQGK from the coding sequence ATGGTCGTGCAGGAGCAGCGGGTGCACATTGATCCATTGAAGCCGCTGGCGGCTGAGCCACACACTGGTCATAACCGCTGGCATGAAGCCCTGACGCCAGTACTTGAGGTCGAGCCTGGTGTTCCAGTCGCCATCGAAACGCGCGATGCGTTCGATGCCCAGCTCACGCCCCAATCAACGGACGCCGACGTTGGTCAACTGCGGCTTGGACCCGTCCACCCTCTCACTGGGCCGATTTATGTCAAAGGGGCACAGCCGGGCGATCTTCTTGAGGTCAAGCTCTTGGCGATCGAGTGCGATCCTTGGCAACACTGGGGCTATACTGTCGAAGTGCCGGGATTCGGGTTCTTGCGGGATGTCTTCCCCGACCCCTACATTGTCCACTGGCACCTTGTTGGTGACTACGCTGAGTCGCCGCAGTTGCCTGGGGTACGCATTCGACGGGCACCGTTTCCTGGAATTATGGGAGTTGCGCCATCGCGCGAGTTGCGGGAGCGCATCACGGCCCGCGAAGCTGAGCTCGCACAACGCGGCGGCTTTGCGCTCCTGCCGGATCCAACGGATGCTGTACCGGCGAGCGGATCAGTTGCGACGGAGGGGCTGCGGACGATCGCGCCACGGGAGAATGCTGGCAATCTCGATATTAAGCAGCTGACTCCAGGCGCGAGCGTCTTTTTCCCCGTCTGGGTCGAGGGCGCTCTCTTCTCCACCGGTGACGTCCACTTTGCGCAAGGGAAGTGA